From Achromobacter spanius, a single genomic window includes:
- a CDS encoding metallophosphoesterase, translating to MTLRPSRPVRAAASLLLVALLAACGGDKDDDAPPPVAETPPPAETPAQPPAPVQVAFMPDIHFHDVYADFKDGSFPGIPNPKAGDNATIRTMYAQLTSTRLFNENYFAFLAALDDAVKRGVKYIALPGDFSDDGQPVHMRGLVKIMDEYSKKHGIQFFAAPGNHDPNRPFNQPAGKGDYLGLDPVTGAIGFSQPIYSRGANVCNTAYGGDWTRIGNTYCTEEVLHMGYSGITTALEQHGFMPQPQNVYYETPYSTYKYEDYDYATAVSQANWINRQYEICAEGTGGPNKPQNYTLCKMVPDTSYVVEPVEGVWLVGLDANVYVPTGPGANDFTGSGDQGYNKMLTHKAHVITWLTDVVARGEAQGKQVIAFSHFPMSEFFNGASDDIEALLGANKMQMIRRPAENTTRALAETGLKVHVGGHMHFNDMALRNYGGDHALFNIQAPSMAAYVPAYKLMTLQSADEIEVQTIRLDKVPRFDELFDLYRAENAYDVPPRWNVSILDAKDYGDFTYRYMSELVRLRLLNDDWRCEMRELVKSPLTGADLLALSQLQTTVTLKELANTGDQNNLTPAFFACLFDAGGSGASNPAYAADAANAQTRAQALAQANGMQLADFAQWTALEMAGDFVRLANAGDLAFADIPAQRASQYKLLAQALAQTNAAVQMNGNSVSNATTPADLFKARFKPLMAIMLKLANGAPSEHIRLDLTTNSIVNLSNQPSPF from the coding sequence GACGCTTCGCCCTTCCCGCCCCGTCCGCGCCGCAGCCTCCCTGCTGCTCGTTGCCCTGCTCGCCGCATGCGGCGGCGACAAGGACGATGACGCGCCGCCGCCTGTTGCCGAGACGCCGCCCCCGGCCGAAACGCCCGCGCAGCCGCCCGCCCCCGTGCAGGTCGCGTTCATGCCCGACATTCACTTTCACGACGTCTACGCGGACTTCAAGGACGGCTCGTTCCCCGGCATCCCTAACCCGAAGGCCGGCGACAACGCGACCATCCGCACGATGTACGCGCAACTGACGTCCACGCGCCTCTTCAACGAAAACTACTTCGCCTTCCTGGCCGCGCTGGACGACGCCGTCAAGCGCGGCGTGAAGTACATCGCGCTGCCGGGCGACTTCTCGGATGACGGCCAGCCCGTGCATATGCGCGGCCTGGTCAAGATCATGGACGAGTATTCGAAGAAGCACGGCATCCAGTTCTTTGCCGCGCCGGGCAACCATGATCCCAACCGGCCGTTCAACCAGCCGGCGGGCAAGGGCGACTACCTTGGCCTGGATCCCGTGACGGGCGCGATCGGCTTTTCGCAGCCGATCTACAGCCGCGGCGCCAACGTCTGCAACACCGCCTATGGCGGCGATTGGACGCGCATCGGCAACACGTATTGCACCGAGGAAGTGCTGCACATGGGCTACTCGGGCATCACGACCGCGCTCGAGCAGCATGGCTTCATGCCACAGCCGCAGAACGTGTATTACGAAACCCCGTACAGCACCTACAAGTACGAAGATTACGATTACGCCACGGCGGTCTCGCAAGCCAACTGGATCAACCGCCAGTACGAAATCTGCGCCGAAGGCACCGGCGGCCCGAACAAGCCGCAGAACTACACGCTGTGCAAGATGGTGCCCGACACGTCGTACGTGGTCGAACCCGTCGAGGGCGTGTGGCTGGTGGGCCTGGATGCCAACGTCTACGTGCCGACGGGTCCGGGCGCCAACGACTTCACTGGCTCGGGCGATCAGGGCTACAACAAGATGCTGACCCACAAGGCGCACGTGATCACGTGGCTGACCGACGTGGTGGCGCGCGGCGAGGCGCAAGGCAAGCAGGTCATCGCGTTCAGCCACTTCCCAATGTCCGAGTTCTTCAATGGCGCCTCCGACGACATCGAGGCGCTGCTCGGCGCCAACAAAATGCAGATGATCCGCCGTCCCGCCGAGAACACCACCCGCGCGCTGGCCGAGACCGGTTTGAAGGTGCACGTGGGCGGCCACATGCACTTCAACGACATGGCGCTGCGCAACTACGGCGGCGACCACGCGCTCTTCAACATCCAGGCGCCCTCGATGGCCGCCTATGTGCCCGCATACAAGCTCATGACGCTGCAGAGCGCGGACGAGATCGAAGTGCAGACCATCCGGCTCGACAAGGTGCCGCGCTTCGACGAACTGTTCGACCTGTACCGCGCCGAAAACGCTTACGACGTGCCGCCGCGCTGGAACGTGTCCATCCTGGACGCCAAGGACTATGGCGACTTCACCTACCGCTACATGAGCGAACTGGTGCGACTGCGTCTGCTGAACGACGACTGGCGCTGCGAGATGCGCGAACTGGTCAAGAGCCCGTTGACGGGCGCCGACCTGCTGGCGCTGTCGCAATTGCAGACGACGGTCACGCTCAAGGAACTGGCGAACACCGGCGATCAGAACAACCTGACGCCCGCGTTCTTTGCGTGCCTGTTCGACGCCGGCGGCAGCGGCGCCAGCAACCCGGCCTATGCCGCGGATGCCGCCAACGCGCAGACCCGCGCGCAAGCCCTGGCGCAGGCCAACGGCATGCAGTTGGCGGACTTCGCGCAATGGACGGCGCTGGAGATGGCAGGCGACTTCGTGCGCCTGGCCAATGCGGGCGACCTGGCATTCGCCGACATCCCCGCGCAGCGCGCCAGCCAGTACAAGCTGCTGGCCCAGGCACTTGCCCAGACCAACGCCGCCGTGCAGATGAACGGCAACAGCGTCAGCAACGCCACGACGCCGGCAGACCTGTTCAAGGCGCGCTTCAAGCCGCTGATGGCGATCATGCTGAAGCTGGCCAACGGCGCACCGTCCGAGCACATCCGCCTTGACCTGACGACCAACAGCATCGTCAACCTGTCCAACCAGCCTTCGCCGTTCTAG